gtgagctgagatccggccactgcactccagcctgggcgacacagcgagactccatctcaaaaaaaaaaaaaaaaaaaaaagaaatatgaaggcATGATGATAAACTCACAAAAGATGGATGTTATTTATCTCCATTCAGATTCACCAGGACACGAGACTCACACAACATGTGCCTCTGCTCAAAAAGACCCTGGAACTGTTAGTTTGCAGAGTCAAAGCTATGCTCACCCTCAACAATTGTAGAGAGGCTTTCTGGCTGGGCAATCTAAAAAACCGGGACTTGCAGGTAAGCCTTGGATCCTGCTAGTGATAATTCTCCAATCTTATTCTTTGTGACAGCATCAGATGGCATGTAAGGCAGTTCACCTAAGCCCTGGTCTCTCAGTAAGGCTACTTTTCTCTTAAGTCTGTGACTGTTGAACTCTTAAAGTTATGGTATGTTGCTCATGGGCCCTAGTCACAGGCTATACCCCTCATCTTAGGCAGCAAGGCACCAAAACATGCCATTGATATAAACAATGCCTCAGACATAAAGGAGTCAGACCAGTACAAACCTCTCTCCACAGCCAGAGGGGCTCCTTTAAGCCCCACTGAGGGTAGATTCATAATAACATTTTTGTATAGGgacaaacatttcttttgtttagttATACTAAGCCAATCTGTCTTATTCCGGAAATTATAAATTAATCTCTAATTTTAACTAATGAGCATTTATAAGGTTTTTTAATTGTCTGATTAGCTGAAATCTTGTGTTGTTTATAATACTACTTTGGAGTTACAACATTTTTCAGATAGGGTAGTATAAGCCCTTTTCTTTCATGCTTAAAATATCTGAGTCTTATAGTCagttatatatgaaatatataaaatagcacCACAGAGAATTAACTTCCTTTCTTCACATCAACCTTATGAGGCAGATACTATTGTTTCTTCGTAAAAATTGAAactcaaagaagttaagtaatttaccTAATGTCATTCAACAGTAAGTGAGTGGAGCCACGGTTTGAGTCCAAACAGTCCTAAATCCAGACTTGATGCTCTTAAACACttcactgggccgggcgcggtggctcacgcctgtaatcccagcactttgggaggctgagacgcgtggatcacgaggtcaggagatcgagaccatcctggctaacacagtgaaaccccgtctctactaaaaaacaaaaaactagccgggcgaggtggcgggcgcctgtagtcccagctacttgggaggctgagacaggagaatggcatgaacctgggaggcagagcttgcagtgagcggagatcaggccactgcactccagcctggatgacagagcaagactctgtctcaaaaaaaaaaaaaaaaaaaaaaaaaaaaaaaaaacacttcactGTACTGTCCTTTAGCCTCTGCATGGCCTTTCGTAGTTGGTGTAATGGTGCTTATATACTTTAAGGTATTTGGGAAATTTTAGAACCATGTTCAGCATCAACTTAGAGTCACCAATACAGTCTAGCCTTTTAAAATGTAGTGTGATGCTAGCATACCAAGATGAACCTTTTGTTACATTACTTTTTGTATCAGAGCCACAGACATCTCAGAAACCTGGAGTTGAGTATCCCTCCTCTAGATGCTGAATCACAAGTTGGTATCCATGTTTGACCGTGTTTTGAATGGCTAGAATATCTTCCTTTGTATTGCCTGTAAACTCAACCTTCTCCCCTATTACCCTAAATGTGGTCATTATAACCCACAATTTTCTTGGTCCATTCACATTTAGGGTGAAGAGATTAAGTCCCAAAATTCCCAGGAGAGCACAGCAGATGAGAGTGAGGATGACATGTCATCCCAGGCCTCCAAGAGCAAAGCCACTGAGGTATCTCTGCAAAAGGCACCAGAGTCAGGCACTGATGGTTGCATTTTGTTATTGTTCTGAGTTGGTGGAGCAGAACTTTGCCTACTTATGTTTATTGTCAAGTACTTCTATGCCCATTTCCATTCCCTCCATAACAGCTTCTGTGCTTATATAATTTTTTGGGACCCAGAAAAAACAACCACACAATCTTAGAATCGCTACTGAGTATCTCGAGTTGTGGCATTTGTTATAGAGTTGACAATTCTCTGCATTATAGCCTTTCATTTTCCATGAATCCATATCTGAAATCATTTTAGAAGGGAGAAGTCATCGAAGTATTTTCTGAGTGTTGAAAAGAATGAGTTAAACCATTTAAACACATTTGAAACATACGAAAATAGAAATGTGAAAGCATTTGGTGAAAGCCAAAGCACAGAGTCAGAAGCTGCCACCTTagagaactgaaataaaaatagaagttcttACTCTTTTTTGTGGTACAGATGCTTTTGAGAATTTGAagaaagctaaataaaaatgtatacatggctggcgcagtggctcatgcttgtaatcctagcactttgtgaggccaaggtaggagaattgcttgagcccgggagctcaagaccaagctgcacaacataacaagaccctatctccacaaaaaaatgaaaaataagcccaggtgcggtggctcacgcctgtaatcccagcactttgggaggctgaggtaggcaggtcacaaggtcaggagttcaagaccagcctggccaacatactgaaaccccatctctactaaaaatacaaaaattagctgggtgtggtggcacgcacttgtagtctcagctacttgggaggctgaggcaggagaatcacttgaacctgggaggtggaggttgtggtgagctgagatcccgctactgcactctagcctgggcaacagaacgagactccgtctcaaaaaaaaaaaaaaaagcgtacatttataaaattttgtcaCAATTCAGGTAGGTTATAGACACCAAAATCTCAGATTTAAGAACCCCTGCTGTGGGGCCTCTGTCTGTAATGCCGTTTGAGTCTGATCCAGAAAGATCATTTAGTATGAAAAGTCTGGCCTggtagggtggctcacacctgtaatcatagcactttgtgaggctaaggtgggaggactgcttaagcccaggatttcaagaccagcttgagaccccatctttacaaaaaaaatttttttgagctagccaggcatagtgacgcatgcctatggtccctgctactcaggaggctgaggtgggaaggttgctgaagcccaggaggtggaggctgcagtgagccatcatcacactccagcctggatgacagaccctgtctcaaatttaaaaagttcttttaTTTACATGGTCCAcagttttatttgtataatatacCCCTTCCACCTTTTTCTCAGAGAATTTGAGGCAGACAGTATCCTATTAGTTTGGTACTTTCCCCTAAGCAAATCTCTCATACTAGAATTGTAAGCCAGACAGAACAGAATTTTGTACTGGATTCCTGTTGAGATACACCAGCACagcacttctttttttgagacagagtctccctctgtcgcccaggctgaggtgcagtggtgcagtctcggctcactgcaatctgtctcccaggttcaagtaattcttctgcctcagcctcccaagtagctgggattacaggtgactgccaccatgcctggctagtttttgtatatttagtagagacagggtttcaccatgttgagcaggctggtctcgaactcctgacctcagatgatccatccacctcagcctcccaaagtgttgggattataggcatgagccaccgtgcactgCCATAGCACCACttgtaataaatatttcattctatATTGAATGCCCTCTTTGTTCCTATGTCATACACATGAAGTAGAGCTGGAGGACCATGGCTTGTTTAAAATTATGCAAAttgggctgggtgcgatggctcaggcctgtaatcccagccctttgggaggctgaggcaggcggatcacctgaggtcaggagtttgagaccagcctagccaacgtggcgaaaccctatctctaccaaaatacaaaaatcagccgggcgtggtggtgcatgcctgtaatcccagctacttgggaggctgaggcaggggaatcgcttgaacctgggaggcggaggttgcagtgagctgagatcacgccactgcattccagcctggcaacagagcaagactcctttaaaaaaataaataaaagttttaacagTGACAGTAGTACAGTTGTGTATCCTCTAGGAACTGTATTCCAGAGGTCACCCAGAGCAGTAACCTAAAATACTTATTTATTCTTTGCCCCTTAGGATGGTGAAGAAGACGAAGTAAGTGCTGGAGAAAAGGAGCAAGACAGTGATGAGAGTTATGATGACTCTGATTAGACCCCAGACAGATTGTTGCCCGCttctgtgtctctgccagccACTGATCATTTTGTGTTAAGAGTTTGAAATCCGCTGTTTACCTTTCTTACTGGAAGGATCCTTTTTTtgttcctctattttttttttttttcctaagatggagtctcactgtgtcgcccaggctggagtgcagtggcgtaatctcggctcactgcaacctccacctcctaggttcaaacgattatcatgcctcagcctcctgagtagctgggactacaggaatacgccaccatgcccggctaatttttgtatttttagtagacacagggtttcaccatgttggccagatggtctcgatttcctgaactcatgatccacctgcctcagcctcccaaagtgctgggattacaggcatgaggcaccacacctggccatctttTGTTCTTAAAGTGGGGGCTTTATTAACTTGTGGACATCATGGATTATCTAACATCATCACAGTCCCTGGCTCAGGATTCTAATGTAGCATTATTTATTGGTTTGGATAAACCTAGCTGTGCTACACTGCAGAGTAAAATCTCTGAGTCATGATTCTGGACTTTGGGAGCTAGTTTTGAAACTGATTTATTCTAGAACTTAGGCTTGTaccaattttacaaataaattctcTTCTAAGTTCTGCTTCAGCTGCCTCATTTATCTTTCTGGATTTGCTTCATTATTCAAGGATTAGGTGGAATTGAATTGAGATTTGTGCAGAGAAATTATGGAGACTGGTGCTAACATAGTTCTGCCGATTAAAATCATGtctcctggccgggtgcagtggctcatgcctgtaatcccagcactttgggaggccgagacaggcggatcacaaggtcaggagatcgagaccatcctggctaacacggtgaaaccccatctctactaaaaatacaaaaaattagtcgggtgtggtggcgggcgcctgtagtcccagctacttgggaggctgaggcaggagaatggcaagaacccgggaggcgaagcttgcagtgagctgagatcgcaccactgcactccagcctgggagacagagcgagactccatctcaaaaaaaaaaaagaaatgtctccTATTATAAGAACCAATTTCATTTGAAATGAGATATATCTGGTCTTTCTGGAGGATTGACTTGATCTTGatgatcttcctttttttttttttttttttttgaaacggaatctcactctgtcacccaggctggagtacaatggcacgatctcagctcactgcaacctccgcctcccaggttcaagtgattctcctgtctcagcctcctgcatagctgggactgcaggtgcacaccaccacgcctggttaatctttgtatttttttagtagagacagggtttcaccatattggccaggctggtcttgaactcctgacctcgtgatccacccgcctcggcctcccagagtggtgtgattataggcgtgagtcaccatgcctggtcgaCTTAAACTTCTTGTCAATGCCCAAAGAAAGTCAAAAGGAATGTTTtggctgctttttaaatttttttgattgGTGTGATAGTATAAGAccaaaataaaggccgggcgcatggctcacacctgtaatcctagcattttgggaggccgaggagggtggatcatgaggtcaggagatcgagaccatcctggctaacacagtgaaaccccatctctactaaaaaatacaaaaaattcgccgggcatggtggtgggcacctttagtcccagctactcagaaggctgaggcaggagaatcgcttgaacctgggaggtggagcttgcagtgagccaacatcgtgccactgcactccagcctgggcaacacagcaagactctgtctcaaaaaaaaaaaaaaaaaagaccaaaataaaataaaaaagcagcatCAAACTCGTGTTAACTttgtatatataatgtttatttcCATATTCTGAGTTATACCtaacctagttaattttttttttttttttttttgagatggagtcttgctctgttgcccaggctggggtgcagtggccggatctcagctcactgcaagctccgcctcccgggtttacaccattctcctacctcagcctcccaaggcgcccgccaacccgcccggctagtttttttgcattttttagtagagacggggtttcactgtgttagccaggatggtctcgatctcctgaccttgtgatctgcccgtctcggcctcccaaagtgctgggattacaggcttgagccaccgcgcctggccaacctAGTTATAAGAATGCTAcaaaggccaggtgcagcggttcatgcctgtaatcccaacacttttggaggctgaggccaggggattgcttgagcccaggagtttgagaccagcttgggcaacgtggcgaaactccatctctactaaaaaaaaaaaaaaaaaaaaaaaaaatagaaaaattagtgactcatgcctgtaattccagcactttgggaggccaaagcgggcagattacctgagatcaggagttcaagaccagcctgaccagcctggagaaaccccgtctctactaaaaatacaaaagtagctgggcatgatggcacatgcctgtaatcccagctactaggaaggctgaggcaagagaatcgcttgaacctgggaggcagaggttgcagtgagctgagatcgtgccattgcactccagcctgggcaacaagagcaaaactccatctcaaaaaaaaaaagccagatatggtggcccacacctgtagtcccagctactcaggaggctgaggcgggaggatcccttgagcctgggagtttgaggctgcagtgagccaagaccatgctaTTGTAGtccagctgggatgacagaaaaaaacaaaaaaatgctacaAAATTACTTGTAGTTTATTAGAAATAGAACATTAGGAGTACATTTCAGCTAAAATGGAGAGTCATGAGTTCCATGTAGCCTACCAGAAAGCCTAGCTTCGTTCAGTGCTACCAAGATCTTTCTTGCCAGGCTGTACGTATTGTTTAATATCAGTATATTTCTACCCACTTTTGTACACTCCCATGGTATTAGGGTGTGGTTAGTtagggtttttttcttattttcattgttttggtTGGGGGAGGTTTTAAACTAATGCTTGACCTATGTATAGATTTTTGACATCCCCTGGTACATGAAATCCATATCTTTCTCCTCTACACCCCTTTTTCCCCCAATTCATTGTGATCTTAGGTGTTTATGTGAGTTCACACTAGGCTCATTGGTTTATATCATTTGTTTAATGGTTATCACATGTACATGTCAATGCTAGTTTGACTCTAAATGGTTCAACCTTACAATGGGAATGTTTTTCCTTGTTCTCTATCATTGGTCCTTTTTGGAGGGGAAGGGATGAAAGGGGCTCCTGAATCATCACTGCTTGAAACAAAAGCAAGATGGCTGGGGCAATGACACAGTTTCATTTACATGGACAGGTTTCTGTAAGCTTCAGTTACATGCCAAAGGGCATGGTGTGAAGAAATGGGGATCAAATGAGGACCCTTTACTTGGAGTGCTGCAAGGCAAAGGTGCACTTTTTGTAAGTTGCATACAGCAAGAGGATAGAGCGCAGCATCTGTTTGCACATAGTCACTGTCATCTGAATCTGAGGCTCCTTCAGTCCAATGGGCCACTGGTGCTCCCTGCTAATGATTTTGCAAAAGGCTGACTTGTCTGAAACTCTGAAAGTCCCGGTCCATTTTGGTGGCTGAGCTGTGATAACCCTGCCAAAGACAGAATCTACTCCACTGAGGCGGATGGGCTGGGGCTTCCTGACCAGTCCTTTGTTGTTCATTGTTCGCAATTCTGATGTGTGACAGGGTAACTTGGGACTCACTCCAGATTCCAGGAATGGGCTGTCTAGGACTAGAGTGACCTCTTGAAAGCACAGCTGCACTTCAAGGTCAGATGGTGTGTGTGGGAAGCAGGGAGAGGCCCTGAAGGGGTGCTTGGAGGAAGGTATAGGTGTCGTGTGCCGCAGCCATTGGAAACTCTCATCCAGTGGGGTCCATGGTGACCAGAGCTGGTATCCTGCCATTGACAGTCCTAAAGGAGGGAAATCAGAGCATGGAATTTCCCTGACATGCTTTTCATGATggtatggactttttttttttttttttttttttttttttgagacggagtctagctcggtcgcccag
Above is a window of Macaca thibetana thibetana isolate TM-01 chromosome 2, ASM2454274v1, whole genome shotgun sequence DNA encoding:
- the FANCD2OS gene encoding FANCD2 opposite strand protein — protein: MAGYQLWSPWTPLDESFQWLRHTTPIPSSKHPFRASPCFPHTPSDLEVQLCFQEVTLVLDSPFLESGVSPKLPCHTSELRTMNNKGLVRKPQPIRLSGVDSVFGRVITAQPPKWTGTFRVSDKSAFCKIISREHQWPIGLKEPQIQMTVTMCKQMLRSILLLYATYKKCTFALQHSK